From a single Papilio machaon chromosome 19, ilPapMach1.1, whole genome shotgun sequence genomic region:
- the LOC106716118 gene encoding D-arabinitol dehydrogenase 1, producing the protein MEALVFDGKSLTLKYDPKYPIPQLVNDDDVIVKVEYSGVCGTDLHIIQGEFPASKERPLPLGHEFSGTVHEAGKAAVFKKGQKVVVDPNRACALCSFCRAGNYQYCLTSGINSTVGIWRDGGWARYVRVPQDQVYALPPQITTEQAGLCEPYSCVSHGFDRASPLPVGSRILIVGAGIIGNLWITTLHHHGHRDVTVSEMNSSRLEIVKKLDTGFRLITPDVLAAEKELYDVIIDCTGVGKVMEISFNYLRHGGKYVLFGCCPPTHQASVNPFQIYDKELTIIGVKINPFSFPKVIGWLQAMGSRYLDYKKLGVQTFKLSEYEQALQHLKAGTISKAIFKID; encoded by the exons ATGGAGGCACTCGTGTTTGATGGGAAGTCCCTGACCCTCAAGTACGACCCCAAGTACCCGATCCCGCAACTTGTCAACGACGATGACGTCATCGTAAAAGTGGAGTACTCGGGAGTCTGCGGAACAGACCTCCACATCATTCAG GGTGAGTTCCCGGCCTCCAAGGAGCGCCCCCTGCCGCTGGGGCACGAGTTCAGTGGGACGGTGCACGAAGCGGGGAAGGCCGCCGTCTTCAAGAAAGGACAGAAAGTCGTCGTCGATCCCAACAG AGCGTGTGCGCTGTGCAGCTTTTGTCGTGCGGGCAACTATCAGTACTGCCTGACGTCTGGTATCAACAGCACCGTGGGCATCTGGCGCGACGGCGGCTGGGCGCGCTACGTGCGCGTGCCCCAGGACCAAGTCTATGCCCTTCCGCCACAGATTACCACCGAACAGG CTGGTCTCTGCGAGCCTTACTCGTGCGTGTCCCACGGCTTCGACCGCGCCTCGCCTCTGCCAGTGGGCAGCAGGATCCTCATCGTGGGCGCTGGTATTATAG GCAACCTGTGGATTACGACGCTGCACCACCACGGCCACCGCGACGTCACCGTGTCCGAGATGAATTCCTCCAGGCTCGAAATCGTCAAGAAGCTCG ACACGGGCTTCAGGCTGATCACGCCCGACGTGTTGGCCGCTGAAAAGGAATTGTATGACGTCATCATTGACTGCACAG gTGTCGGCAAAGTAATGGAGATAAGCTTCAACTACTTGAGACACGGCGGAAAGTACGTGCTGTTCGGCTGCTGCCCGCCCACACATCAAGCCTC AGTGAATCCTTTCCAAATCTACGACAAGGAGCTGACGATCATCGGCGTGAAGATCAACCCTTTCAGCTTCCCTAAGGTCATCGGCTGGCTGCAGGCCATGGGCAGCAG GTACCTGGACTATAAGAAGCTCGGCGTGCAGACATTCAAACTGTCGGAGTACGAGCAGGCGCTGCAACACCTCAAGGCCGGTACCATCTCGAAGGCGATCTTTAAAATTGActag